A region from the Tachyglossus aculeatus isolate mTacAcu1 chromosome 5, mTacAcu1.pri, whole genome shotgun sequence genome encodes:
- the GUCA2A gene encoding guanylin, translating into MPATVPRPVTASLLLSALCLGLLASSASGVITVREGDFSAPLEVVKKLKILLEEHSGVENAILKAAALCENPGLPAQLKPICHSPNSATMFARLGDIAREPHICELCAYAACTGC; encoded by the exons ATGCCCGCAACCGTGCCCAGGCCCGTGACGGCCTCCCTGCTGCTCTCCGCTCTGTGTCTCGGGCTGCTGGCCTCCTCAGCCTCTGGCGTCATCACCGTCCGG GAAGGAGACTTCTCTGCACCCCTGGAGGTAGTGAAGAAGCTCAAGATACTCCTGGAAGAACACAGTGGGGTGGAAAATGCCATCCTCAAGGCAGCCGCCCTGTGCGAGAACCCCGGCCTGCCTGCGCAGCTGAAGCCCATCTGCCACTCCCCCAACTCCGCCACCATGTTCGCCAGGCTGG GAGACATTGCCCGAGAACCCCACATATGCGAGCTTTGCGCCTACGCGGCCTGCACCGGCTGCTAG